A region of Lycium barbarum isolate Lr01 chromosome 1, ASM1917538v2, whole genome shotgun sequence DNA encodes the following proteins:
- the LOC132642515 gene encoding calmodulin-like protein 8: MGDILNNDQIVELQEAFSLFDRDGDGCITVEELATVIRSLDQNPTEEELQDMITEVDSDGNGTIEFTEFLNLMAKKMKDTDAEEELKEAFKVFDKDQNGYISATELRHVMINLGEKLTDEEVEQMIREADLDGDGQVNFDEFVKMMMNVG, encoded by the exons ATGGGAGACATACTTAACAATGATCAAATTGTTGAGTTGCAAGAAGCCTTCAGTCTATTTGACAGAGATGGAGATG GTTGCATTACGGTAGAAGAATTGGCTACAGTCATAAGGTCATTGGATCAAAATCCAACAGAGGAAGAGCTTCAGGATATGATCACTGAAGTTGATTCTGATGGAAATGGAACCATTGAATTCACCGAATTCTTGAACCTTATGGCCAAGAAAATGAAG GACACTGATGCAGAGGAAGAACTTAAAGAAGCTTTCAAGGTGTTTGACAAAGATCAAAATGGTTACATATCTGCTACCGAG CTGAGGCATGTGATGATTAATCTTGGGGAGAAATTAACAGATGAAGAAGTTGAGCAGATGATTAGAGAAGCAGATTTGGATGGTGATGGTCAAGTCAACTTTGATGAATTTGTTAAAATGATGATGAACGTTGGATAG
- the LOC132642504 gene encoding LOW QUALITY PROTEIN: heat stress transcription factor A-6b-like (The sequence of the model RefSeq protein was modified relative to this genomic sequence to represent the inferred CDS: inserted 1 base in 1 codon) — translation MDHFGINSIKEEFFSDEFTSSMPQPMEGLHENGPPPFLTKTYELVDDPSTNDVVSWSRGNNSFIVWDPQSLAINLLPRYFKHNNFSSFVRQLNTYAFRKVNPDHWEFANEGFLRGQKHLLRTIRRRKTTSTSNFIKASSNQGMDSSSSCVELGSFGSFDGEIDQLRRDKHVLMIELVKLKQQQQTTKSYLQAMEQKLKGTEIKQQQMMSFLAKALKNPSFVEQLMMQKDKRKELQEAIKKQRRRPIDQGPSNVKLEPQDFGDISEFDDLELLMNMQGPSDFEKEQIEKIEGGDNKAIDEGFWEDMVNENVEDDMMTLLGIEQEDEEDVDVLXQLGFLGSRSN, via the exons ATGGATCATTTTGGTATAAATTCAATAAAGGAAGAGTTCTTTTCGGATGAGTTCACGTCATCGATGCCTCAACCAATGGAAGGTCTTCATGAGAATGGTCCTCCACCATTTCTCACAAAAACATACGAACTTGTGGATGATCCAAGTACCAACGACGTCGTTTCTTGGAGTAGAGGTAACAACAGTTTCATAGTATGGGATCCCCAGAGCTTGGCCATCAATCTTCTTCCAAGGTATTTCAAGCATAACAATTTCTCAAGCTTTGTCAGGCAGCTCAATACTTAT GCATTCAGGAAGGTAAATCCAGACCATTGGGAATTTGCTAATGAAGGTTTCTTGAGGGGCCAAAAGCATCTCTTGAGAACAATTAGGAGGAGAAAAACAACAAGCACTAGTAATTTCATCAAGGCTTCATCAAACCAAGGTATGGACTCTTCATCATCATGTGTTGAGTTGGGAAGCTTTGGGTCATTCGATGGAGAAATTGATCAATTGAGACGCGACAAGCACGTTCTCATGATTGAACTTGTTAAACTTAAACAGCAGCAGCAGACTACTAAATCATACCTTCAAGCAATGGAACAAAAGCTTAAAGGGACAGAAATCAAACAGCAGCAGATGATGAGTTTCTTGGCCAAAGCACTAAAGAATCCAAGCTTTGTGGAGCAGTTAATGATGCAAAAGGATAAAAGGAAGGAACTTCAAGAAGCAATCAAGAAGCAGAGAAGGAGGCCAATTGATCAAGGTCCTAGCAATGTAAAGTTAGAACCTCAAGATTTTGGTGATATTTCTGAATTTGATGATTTAGAACTTCTTATGAACATGCAAGGACCAAGTGATTTTGAGAAAGAACAGATTGAAAAGATAGAAGGTGGAGATAATAAAGCAATTGATGAAGGATTTTGGGAGGATATGGTCAATGAGAATGTTGAAGATGATATGATGACTTTGCTTGGTATTGAACAGGAGGATGAAGAAGATGTTGATGTTT TCCAGCTTGGATTTTTAGGCTCTAGGTCAAATTGA